The following DNA comes from Marinilactibacillus sp. Marseille-P9653.
ATGTACTGAAGGACCAAACAATATCAAATACAAAGTATAGATTGGAGGTTAGAAGGGACGTTTACTGCAGAAAACAACCGAATGGTTGGCAATCTACAGAGGGATAAGGTGGAACCGAAAGAGTATGTAGATGTGTAGAGTACCCTTCTCAGCAATGTTTACTTACATGAACTGGACAAAGAACTAGACCGTCGTGGTCATCGATTTGTTCGTTACGCGGATGACTTCGTCATCTATGTGAAATCTAAACGAGCAGGTGAACGTGTGATACAAAGTGTGACACAATTCATCGAGAAAGATTTGAAACTAATCGTTAACAAAGATAAGAGTAAAGTCGGGTCTCCTACTCGTTTAAAGTTCTTGAGCTGTCTGATAAGGAAAGTGAATGGAACCTGTCGTTTTATCCCTACAAAATCAGCCAAACAGAAATTTAAACGAACACTCAAACGACTAACGAGTCGTAAACGTTCCGGAACCTTTGAAGTTATTATAAAGGAAATCAATCAAGTGACTCGAGGGTGGATTGGCTATTTTGGTCTTGGATTTATCAAAATGTTCATAAAACGGATAGAACAATGGTTACAACATAGAATCAGACAGCTGATACTCAAAAGATGGAAGAAAAGCAAAACGAAAATAACGAAGTTATTCAGCTATGGATTGGATATGGATAGTGCTAGAAGAATCGGATTTTCCCGCAAGAAGTACTGGAGGCTATCCATGACGCCTGAAGTTCATCAGGCACTTACAACGAAAAGACTCCACCATTGGGGCTTAGTCTCTTTAAGCTCCTTGGTAGAGTCAGCTTACGCAAGGTATTGAACCGCCGTGTACGGAACCGTACGCACGGTGGTGTGAGAGGACGGTAAATCAATTAATGATTTACCTCCTACTCGATTAGAAAAGGACCTTGCAATCCAACCAGATTCCTTGTACACTAATAATCGTTGAAATTAAATAGAGATAGAGGCGCGAAGAAAATCAGTATGATTCAGTAGGGTGACTCCCATTGATCGAATCAGAAAGGGTTCTTTGCCGAAGTGGATAGAGATAGTCAATCTCTTTTTGCTGGAGTTCCGCTTAAAAAGCGGATCACTGTCACGATGTTTTCGTGGAGCACTATCAGGCTAATTGCGAATTGTAAAGCATTTAGGGTGATCGTGCCTTGAGTGCTATTTTTTTATGGAAAAATAAGGATAATCTGCACCTCTATGCAGTCTTTTTCAACAAAATAAAGCGAAAATGGAGACTGAAGACTAATGAAAAAGAAAGTAACATGGAGTTTGATACTCACAACCCTCTTTTTGTTTTTACCTCAAACGGTACATGCAGAAGAAGTGCAATCAAGTTTAGCCAATTCGA
Coding sequences within:
- a CDS encoding group II intron maturase-specific domain-containing protein, which translates into the protein MNGTCRFIPTKSAKQKFKRTLKRLTSRKRSGTFEVIIKEINQVTRGWIGYFGLGFIKMFIKRIEQWLQHRIRQLILKRWKKSKTKITKLFSYGLDMDSARRIGFSRKKYWRLSMTPEVHQALTTKRLHHWGLVSLSSLVESAYARY